One window of the Triticum dicoccoides isolate Atlit2015 ecotype Zavitan chromosome 3B, WEW_v2.0, whole genome shotgun sequence genome contains the following:
- the LOC119278742 gene encoding protein DETOXIFICATION 40-like, whose translation MGGGDEHGASARLESILTDSSAPRAERMWAAGAIELGMLLRLAVPAVIMYMINFLMSMSTQIFSGHLGSLELAAASLGNTGVQMFAYGLMLGMGSAVETLCGQAYGGHKYDMLGTYLQRSAVILCCTGMPLAVIYAFSEPLLLLLGQSPEIARAASIFVYGLIPQIFAYAINFPIQKFLQAQSIVLPSAYISTAALVLHLLLSWVVVYKVGLGLLGASLVLSLSWWIIVVAQFAYIIMSPTCRRTWTGFTIKAFSGLPEFLKLSAASAVMLCLETWYYQVMVLIAGLLPNPELSLDSLSVCLTISAWVFMISIGFNAAASVRVSNELGAGNPKSAFFSVWVVTVLSAIIAAVLAVVIMCFRNYISYIFTDGERVSDAVADLCPLLAITIILNGIQPVLSGVAVGCGWQQFVAYVNVGCYYIVGVPLGVLLGFVFNFGVKGLWGGMIGGTAMQTAILLWVTIRTDWSKEVEEAQKRLNKWDDTKKEPLLVGVTDDN comes from the exons ATGGGCGGCGGGGACGAGCATGGCGCGTCGGCTCGGCTGGAGAGCATCCTCACGGACTCGTCGGCGCCGCGGGCGGAGCGCATGTGGGCGGCGGGGGCGATCGAGCTCGGGATGCTCTTGCGGCTGGCCGTGCCGGCGGTGATCATGTACATGATCAACTTCCTCATGTCCATGTCCACGCAGATCTTCTCCGGCCACCTCGGCAGCCTggagctcgccgccgcctcgctcggcAACACCGGCGTCCAGATGTTCGCCTACGGCCTCATG CTGGGCATGGGTAGTGCAGTGGAGACCCTGTGCGGACAAGCCTACGGTGGACACAAGTACGACATGCTCGGAACCTACCTACAACGCTCCGCCGTTATCCTCTGCTGCACCGGCATGCCTCTCGCCGTGATCTACGCCTTCTCGGAGCCACTCCTCCTCCTGCTGGGGCAGTCGCCCGAGATAGCCCGCGCGGCGTCCATCTTCGTGTACGGCCTCATCCCTCAGATCTTCGCCTACGCTATCAACTTCCCGATCCAAAAGTTCCTGCAGGCGCAGAGCATCGTCCTCCCCAGCGCTTACATCTCCACGGCGGCGCTCGTGCTGCACCTGCTGCTCAGCTGGGTGGTCGTCTACAAGGTTGGTCTCGGGCTGCTCGGCGCGTCGCTGGTGCTGAGCCTGAGCTGGTGGATCATTGTGGTGGCGCAGTTCGCGTACATCATCATGAGCCCGACGTGCCGGCGGACATGGACAGGGTTCACTATCAAGGCCTTCTCCGGGTTGCCGGAATTTCTGAAGCTCTCCGCCGCGTCCGCTGTGATGTTGTGCCTTGAGACATGGTACTACCAGGTCATGGTGCTCATCGCTGGCTTGCTGCCTAACCCGGAGCTTTCCCTGGATTCCCTCTCGGTGTG CTTGACAATCTCTGCTTGGGTGTTCATGATATCAATAGGTTTCAACGCCGCCGCAAG TGTTAGAGTGAGCAATGAGCTTGGTGCCGGCAACCCCAAGTCTGCATTTTTCTCGGTTTGGGTCGTGACGGTGCTCTCTGCAATAATCGCCGCCGTCCTTGCTGTTGTGATCATGTGCTTCCGTAACTAtatcagctacatcttcacagatgGTGAAAGAGTTTCCGACGCCGTGGCGGATCTCTGCCCGCTGCTCGCCATCACCATCATTCTAAATGGCATCCAACCTGTACTGTCAG GTGTTGCTGTTGGGTGCGGGTGGCAACAATTTGTTGCCTACGTCAACGTCGGCTGCTACTACATCGTAGGTGTTCCCCTTGGTGTTCTTCTTGGTTTTGTCTTCAACTTTGGCGTAAAG GGCCTTTGGGGTGGCATGATTGGAGGAACGGCCATGCAGACTGCCATTCTGTTGTGGGTCACCATTAGAACTGATTGGAGCAAAGAG GTAGAGGAGGCACAAAAAAGATTGAACAAGTGGGATGATACAAAGAAGGAGCCCCTTCTTGTTGGCGTCACAGATGATAACTAG